The genomic region ATCTCCAGGACCGACAGGATCGCGACGACGCCGAATGCCTGCCACCCCCCGTAGAACACCGCTGCGACCAGGCCGAGCGCGGTAACCGCGAACGACCAGCCGAAGGTTTTCAGAAGCACTGGCTACCCCATCGTGTATGTAACGGGTCTCCCCCGGTGAGTACGGGGCTCCCCCGCGCCGTGCGCGGCTTTACGAAACGTTGACCCCGAAGTCTAGAGCGATGCCCCGCAGCCCCGACGCGTACCCCTGTCCGACTGCACGGAATTTCCACTCGCCGCCGTAGCGGTAGAGCTCACCGAAGATCATCGCCGTCTCCGTCGAGGCGTCCTCGCTGAGGTCGTACCGCGCCAGCTCCTGGCCGTCCGCCTGGTTCACCACGCGGATGAAGGCATTCGCCACCTGCCCGAATGTCTGCCCACGATTGTCGGCTTCATGGATCGAGACCGGGAAAAGAATCTTGTCGCAGTGCGCCGGCACCTGCGTGAGGTTGACGATGACGGACTCGTCGTCGCCGTCGCCCTCCCCCGTGAGGTTGTCGCCGGTGTGCTCGACGGAGCCGTCGGGGCTGGTGA from Streptomyces sp. QL37 harbors:
- a CDS encoding TerD family protein, coding for MGVTLAKGGNVSLSKAAPNLTQVLVGLGWDARSTTGADFDLDASALLCQSGRVLGDEWFVFYNNLTSPDGSVEHTGDNLTGEGDGDDESVIVNLTQVPAHCDKILFPVSIHEADNRGQTFGQVANAFIRVVNQADGQELARYDLSEDASTETAMIFGELYRYGGEWKFRAVGQGYASGLRGIALDFGVNVS